The following coding sequences are from one Methanobacterium sp. window:
- a CDS encoding DUF1697 domain-containing protein, whose product MIGQTFGFSVNVIIRTENELEDIIKSNPFIKEDDVEIDKLHVTFLQDIPDKKVVLDLGINKG is encoded by the coding sequence ATGATAGGTCAAACCTTTGGATTCTCTGTAAATGTAATTATCAGAACTGAAAATGAACTTGAAGATATTATTAAGAGTAATCCGTTTATTAAAGAAGATGATGTTGAAATTGATAAGCTGCATGTGACATTTTTGCAAGATATACCTGATAAAAAAGTTGTTTTGGATTTAGGCATAAATAAAGGTTAA